From the Gallaecimonas kandeliae genome, one window contains:
- the ccoO gene encoding cytochrome-c oxidase, cbb3-type subunit II: protein MILVVISFGGLVEITPLMFLKQTTQPVKGLKPYSALELEGRDIYIREGCVGCHSQMIRPFRHETERYGHYSVAGESVWDHPFLWGSKRTGPDLARVGGRYSDDWHRVHLTDPRAVVPESIMPGFPWLNDNILDGSLTARKMTVLKGLGVPYTDEQIANAQKEVKGHTEMDALVAYLQSLGKALQ from the coding sequence ATGATCCTTGTCGTCATCTCCTTTGGCGGCTTGGTGGAGATCACCCCGCTGATGTTCCTCAAGCAGACCACCCAGCCGGTCAAGGGCCTCAAGCCCTACAGCGCCCTGGAGCTGGAAGGCCGCGACATCTACATTCGCGAAGGCTGCGTCGGCTGCCACAGCCAGATGATCCGCCCCTTCCGCCACGAAACGGAGCGCTACGGCCATTATTCGGTGGCCGGCGAATCGGTCTGGGATCACCCCTTCCTCTGGGGCTCCAAACGCACCGGGCCTGACTTGGCCAGGGTCGGCGGCCGTTACTCCGACGACTGGCACAGGGTCCACCTGACCGACCCCCGCGCCGTGGTACCCGAATCCATCATGCCCGGTTTCCCCTGGCTGAATGACAACATCCTGGACGGTTCACTGACAGCCAGGAAGATGACGGTGCTCAAGGGCCTTGGCGTGCCCTACACAGACGAGCAGATCGCCAATGCCCAGAAAGAGGTGAAAGGCCATACCGAAATGGATGCCCTGGTCGCCTACCTGCAATCACTGGGCAAGGCCCTGCAATAA
- the ccoN gene encoding cytochrome-c oxidase, cbb3-type subunit I → MSQTTPHADYNYRVVRQFALVTVLWGIFGMAVGVFIAAELVWPQLNFDTPWLTFSRLRPLHTNMVIFAFGTSALFATSYYVVQRTCQVRLFSDKLAAFTFWGWQAVLIAGAISLPLGYTTSKEYAEFEWPIDIAIAVVWVTYAVVFFGTLVKRKTSHIYVANWFFGAFILTVAVLHIVNSAEVPVSAMKSYSMYSGAVDAMAQWWYGHNAVGFLLTAGFLGMMYYFVPKQAGRPVYSYRLSIVHFWALIATYIWAGPHHLHYTALPDWTQSLGMVMSIILFAPSWGGMINGIMTLSGAWHKLRNDPILRFLIVSLSFYGMSTFEGPMMAIKTVNSLSHYTDWTIGHVHSGALGWVAMVSIGSLYHLIPVLFNQGRMYSVKLINVHFWLATIGVVLYIVAMWISGVMQGLMWKAVNPDGTLVYSFVDSVVASHPFYLMRFIGGCFFVTGMLVMAYNTWRTVFAPKGALQAEPIEQMA, encoded by the coding sequence ATGAGTCAAACAACTCCTCATGCTGACTACAACTACCGCGTCGTCCGCCAATTTGCCCTGGTGACTGTGCTCTGGGGCATTTTCGGGATGGCGGTAGGGGTGTTCATAGCGGCCGAACTGGTGTGGCCGCAACTGAACTTCGACACGCCCTGGCTGACTTTCAGTCGCCTGCGTCCCTTACATACCAACATGGTGATCTTCGCCTTTGGTACCAGCGCCCTGTTCGCCACTTCCTATTACGTGGTGCAACGGACCTGCCAGGTGCGGCTGTTCAGCGACAAGCTGGCCGCCTTCACCTTCTGGGGCTGGCAGGCGGTGCTCATAGCGGGGGCCATCTCCCTGCCCTTGGGCTACACCACCTCCAAGGAATACGCCGAATTCGAGTGGCCCATCGACATCGCCATCGCCGTGGTCTGGGTGACCTACGCCGTGGTCTTCTTCGGCACCCTGGTCAAGCGCAAGACCAGCCACATCTATGTGGCCAACTGGTTCTTCGGCGCCTTCATCCTGACGGTGGCGGTGCTGCACATCGTCAACTCGGCCGAGGTGCCGGTCAGTGCCATGAAGTCCTACTCCATGTACTCCGGCGCCGTGGATGCCATGGCCCAGTGGTGGTACGGGCATAACGCCGTGGGCTTTTTGCTGACGGCGGGCTTCCTGGGAATGATGTACTACTTCGTGCCCAAGCAGGCCGGCCGGCCCGTCTATTCGTACCGGCTGTCCATAGTGCACTTCTGGGCGCTGATCGCCACCTACATCTGGGCCGGCCCCCACCACCTGCACTACACCGCCCTGCCCGACTGGACCCAGTCCCTGGGGATGGTGATGTCCATCATCCTCTTCGCCCCCTCCTGGGGCGGCATGATCAACGGCATCATGACGTTGTCGGGGGCCTGGCATAAGCTGCGCAACGACCCCATCCTGCGCTTCCTGATCGTCTCCCTTTCCTTCTACGGCATGTCCACCTTCGAAGGGCCCATGATGGCCATCAAGACGGTGAACTCCCTGTCCCACTACACCGACTGGACCATAGGGCACGTACACTCCGGGGCCCTGGGCTGGGTGGCTATGGTCTCCATCGGCTCCCTCTATCACCTGATCCCGGTGCTGTTCAACCAGGGCCGCATGTACTCGGTCAAGCTCATCAACGTCCACTTCTGGCTGGCCACCATAGGGGTGGTGCTCTACATCGTCGCCATGTGGATCAGCGGCGTGATGCAAGGCCTGATGTGGAAGGCGGTGAATCCCGACGGCACCCTGGTCTACTCCTTCGTGGACTCGGTGGTGGCTTCCCATCCTTTCTATCTGATGCGCTTTATCGGCGGCTGCTTCTTCGTGACCGGCATGCTGGTGATGGCCTACAACACCTGGCGCACCGTGTTCGCGCCCAAAGGTGCCCTGCAGGCAGAGCCGATTGAGCAAATGGCCTAA
- a CDS encoding tyrosine-type recombinase/integrase, translated as MLPRPPVLPLFDAPQHLEDGNPVVNQHLAEISLGQVEDAGLVYEHALDWLLEAAHNDNNYKTYRSELTTYLHWCFDVEQISPGAVRRRNLGRYVAYCQSPPKALIAYRNVAQFVLDKEWQCRLPNPQWRPFLGKRQGGVEQPYRLSPKALTTKLAILSSFYSYLIGEEYTEHNPAALWLRHHGSNARNEGRFSAHEEEIKIFSELQWSYIMEVAETLASAEPQKHERTLFLVSLLYGCYLRLSEVAARPGFSPGMGQFRRDQKTGIWGFFVPQSKGGKKRTVAVSKALLAALKRYRRFLGLPALPAPDDRAPLFVRRKAAGRGREVGELNANLGVRQLRDEVEGLIQAAADAMEKEGFAQDAREMRGLTAHSIRHTGITHDINLVGRPLSHVQADAGHDSIHTTSLYLHTAREERHQSAENKSLNRLGGIG; from the coding sequence ATGCTGCCACGTCCCCCCGTACTGCCCTTGTTCGACGCCCCCCAGCACCTGGAAGACGGTAACCCCGTCGTCAACCAGCACCTGGCCGAGATCAGCCTGGGCCAGGTCGAAGATGCCGGCCTCGTCTACGAGCATGCCCTGGACTGGTTGCTCGAGGCTGCCCACAACGACAACAACTACAAGACCTACAGATCCGAACTCACCACTTACCTGCATTGGTGCTTCGATGTGGAGCAGATCAGCCCAGGGGCGGTGCGGCGGCGTAACCTGGGCCGCTACGTGGCCTATTGCCAATCACCCCCCAAGGCCCTTATCGCCTACCGCAACGTGGCCCAGTTTGTCCTCGACAAGGAGTGGCAGTGCCGGCTGCCCAACCCCCAGTGGCGGCCTTTCCTCGGCAAACGCCAGGGTGGGGTAGAGCAGCCCTATCGGCTGAGCCCCAAGGCCCTGACCACCAAGCTGGCCATCCTCTCTTCCTTTTACAGCTACCTTATCGGCGAGGAATATACGGAGCACAATCCCGCCGCCCTCTGGCTGAGGCACCATGGCAGCAATGCCAGGAATGAGGGCCGCTTCTCGGCGCATGAAGAAGAGATAAAGATCTTCAGCGAGTTACAGTGGTCTTACATCATGGAGGTGGCCGAAACCCTGGCGTCGGCAGAGCCGCAGAAACACGAAAGAACCCTGTTCCTGGTGAGCCTGCTCTATGGTTGCTACCTGCGCCTCTCGGAAGTGGCGGCCAGGCCCGGCTTTTCACCCGGCATGGGCCAGTTCCGCCGGGACCAAAAGACCGGGATCTGGGGTTTTTTCGTGCCCCAGAGCAAGGGCGGCAAGAAGCGCACAGTGGCGGTCTCCAAGGCATTGCTGGCGGCCCTCAAACGCTACCGGCGCTTCCTGGGCCTGCCGGCATTGCCGGCCCCCGATGACAGGGCGCCCCTTTTTGTCCGGCGCAAGGCTGCCGGGCGGGGCAGGGAAGTAGGGGAGCTCAATGCCAACCTGGGGGTGCGCCAGCTCAGGGACGAAGTCGAGGGGCTGATCCAGGCAGCGGCGGACGCCATGGAAAAGGAGGGCTTTGCCCAGGACGCCAGGGAGATGCGTGGCCTGACCGCCCACAGCATCCGCCATACCGGCATCACCCACGACATCAACCTGGTCGGCAGGCCCTTGTCCCATGTGCAGGCCGACGCCGGCCACGACAGCATCCATACCACCAGCCTCTATCTGCATACCGCCAGGGAAGAGCGTCACCAGAGCGCCGAGAACAAATCCCTGAACCGCCTGGGCGGTATAGGCTAG